A stretch of the Paenibacillus dendritiformis genome encodes the following:
- the zwf gene encoding glucose-6-phosphate dehydrogenase produces the protein MNAATLLLFGATGDLAKRKIYPALFNLHLDRKLPAGFSVFGMGRSSWSDEEFRRRIAESISGFSRRPAPDEAELNAFLDRFRFCRLNVAVPEDFARLLEQVRQRERELGIAENRMFYLSVAPELFEPIVRRLHDSGLSSVTGWKRLLIEKPFGRDLASARALNALLGSVFREEEIFRIDHYLGKRMVQNLQKLEYTNPMLQAVWKNQYIANVQITASETVGVEERAAYYDEAGAIRDMVQNHLLQVLAMFAMQLPRRGTAADMAAKKRALLASMRPVPKEEAERFVVRGQYAAGAVGGLPVPGYRDEPGTGEDSGNDTYVAARLMIDNYFWQGVPFYLRTGKRMAEKSTRIVVEFKDPLDKYSRTNELTAPNLLIIDIGPQEGITLQLNAKDGKHGKHGIKPEPVRLHYAADQNGVPEAYENLMEGAILGDASFFARWDEVELSWQWIQPILEAFAENRVPLHFYEAGSEGPEAAQRLLEEDGFHWWPLAGPEAEPKQDADGSEAEPEAVYEAVR, from the coding sequence ATGAATGCAGCAACTTTACTACTGTTCGGAGCGACGGGGGATTTGGCGAAGCGCAAAATCTATCCCGCCCTCTTTAACCTGCATCTGGACCGCAAGCTGCCTGCCGGCTTTTCCGTATTCGGCATGGGACGCAGTTCATGGAGCGACGAGGAATTCCGCCGCCGCATAGCGGAATCGATAAGCGGCTTCTCCCGCCGGCCGGCTCCGGACGAGGCGGAGCTGAACGCGTTCCTGGATCGGTTCCGCTTCTGCCGCCTGAACGTGGCGGTTCCCGAAGATTTCGCGCGGCTGCTGGAACAGGTGCGGCAGCGCGAGCGGGAGCTTGGCATCGCCGAGAACCGGATGTTCTATCTCTCGGTCGCGCCCGAGTTGTTCGAGCCGATCGTCCGCCGCCTTCATGACAGCGGCTTGAGCAGCGTTACCGGTTGGAAGCGGCTCCTGATCGAGAAGCCGTTCGGCCGCGATCTGGCTTCGGCCCGCGCGTTGAATGCCCTGCTGGGCAGCGTCTTCCGCGAGGAGGAAATCTTCCGGATCGATCATTACCTCGGCAAGCGGATGGTGCAGAACCTGCAGAAGCTTGAATATACGAATCCGATGCTCCAGGCGGTCTGGAAGAATCAATATATCGCCAACGTGCAGATTACGGCGAGCGAGACGGTCGGCGTAGAGGAGCGTGCGGCCTATTACGACGAGGCGGGCGCCATCCGCGACATGGTGCAGAATCATCTGCTCCAAGTATTGGCGATGTTCGCCATGCAGCTTCCGCGCCGCGGCACGGCGGCGGATATGGCCGCCAAGAAGCGCGCGCTGCTGGCCTCGATGCGTCCGGTGCCGAAGGAGGAAGCGGAACGCTTCGTCGTGCGCGGCCAGTATGCGGCGGGAGCCGTTGGCGGACTACCGGTGCCGGGCTACCGGGACGAGCCCGGCACCGGGGAGGACTCCGGCAATGATACGTACGTAGCGGCGCGCCTCATGATCGATAATTATTTCTGGCAAGGGGTTCCCTTCTACTTGCGCACCGGGAAGCGGATGGCGGAGAAGTCGACCCGCATCGTGGTTGAATTCAAGGACCCGCTGGACAAATACAGCCGCACGAACGAGCTGACCGCGCCGAATCTGCTGATTATCGATATCGGTCCGCAGGAGGGGATCACGCTCCAATTGAACGCGAAGGACGGGAAGCACGGGAAGCACGGCATCAAGCCGGAGCCGGTCCGCCTGCATTACGCCGCTGATCAGAACGGCGTTCCCGAAGCTTATGAGAATCTGATGGAAGGGGCGATCCTGGGGGATGCCTCCTTCTTCGCCCGTTGGGACGAAGTGGAGTTGTCCTGGCAATGGATTCAGCCGATATTGGAAGCCTTCGCGGAGAATCGGGTGCCGCTGCATTTCTATGAGGCGGGCAGCGAAGGCCCGGAAGCGGCGCAGCGTCTGCTGGAGGAAGATGGCTTCCATTGGTGGCCGCTGGCCGGACCCGAAGCGGAACCGAAGCAAGATGCGGATGGTTCGGAAGCGGAACCCGAGGCTGTCTATGAAGCGGTCCGATGA
- a CDS encoding endonuclease/exonuclease/phosphatase family protein, with amino-acid sequence MTECAASLTVMSYNIQHGRGMDDRYDPARIADVIRRAGADVIGLQEVDRHFDKRSNYEDTIMVLAARLGMQYAYGANLDGDPEPGRTERRQYGIGILSKYPIVHQQHYLLDSAGREQRGLLEAELVVEDARVRFYVTHLGLERQERLTQISQIVDIAARQTGAAIITGDFNALPDSPELAAMSRSYRNVFADLPAAYTYPAGGAKETIDYILVNDGIAVGARREVVRSVASDHYPIAAALSIR; translated from the coding sequence ATGACAGAGTGCGCAGCATCGCTTACCGTCATGTCGTACAACATTCAGCATGGGCGCGGAATGGATGACCGGTATGATCCGGCACGGATAGCGGACGTTATCCGCAGAGCGGGGGCCGACGTCATCGGCCTGCAGGAGGTGGACCGCCATTTCGACAAGCGGAGCAATTATGAAGATACGATTATGGTATTGGCCGCCCGCCTGGGGATGCAGTATGCATACGGCGCTAACCTGGACGGTGATCCCGAGCCGGGGCGAACCGAGCGGAGGCAATACGGCATCGGGATCCTAAGCAAATACCCGATTGTCCATCAGCAGCATTATTTGCTGGACAGCGCCGGCCGGGAGCAGCGCGGCTTGCTGGAGGCCGAGCTGGTCGTCGAGGATGCGAGAGTCCGCTTCTATGTCACCCATCTCGGGCTGGAGCGGCAGGAGCGGTTAACGCAAATATCCCAAATTGTCGATATCGCCGCCCGGCAGACCGGCGCGGCGATTATAACCGGCGACTTCAATGCCCTTCCGGACAGCCCGGAACTCGCCGCGATGTCCCGCTCCTACCGCAACGTATTCGCCGATCTTCCCGCAGCCTATACCTATCCGGCCGGCGGAGCCAAGGAGACGATCGACTATATTCTCGTCAACGATGGCATCGCCGTCGGCGCCCGGCGGGAAGTCGTCCGTTCGGTGGCATCGGATCATTATCCGATCGCCGCCGCCTTATCGATCCGGTAG
- a CDS encoding PAS domain S-box protein, producing MHLKQIDLFDFAFNNASIGMSIVSLEGRFIQVNRALCSMLGYDERELLAMNFQSITHQDDLEENLEYVYQLLNMKIEAYHMEKRYIHKQGHPVWCLVNVSVVHNEKGEPVFLFSQFHDITAKKMTEFAQRKTESVLREREESFRILLEELPLAVIITRGGICQYVNQAGIQLLGARGPEEVLGVSTKEFVDPANHDKIDDRRRRYHQGGKLGTVKYKLRCYNGVTKFAEGVSIPTTFLGEPAVIGVFQDVTERRKEEERIIQSEKLSIVGQLAAGIAHEIRNPITSINGFLKLLRSLKSEKEQYYDIIESELKSIEIICNELLILAKPNMVSARRANLVQLLEQSIALMSAQAAMKNSAIAAEYALEEIWLHCEPNQIKQVFVNLIKNAIEAMPDGGHIYIGASVRDGFALITIEDEGCGIPPEKLDMLGQPFYTTKDSGTGLGLMVSYNIMDNHGGSIAVDSMPQRGTTFTVTLPVLDT from the coding sequence ATGCATTTGAAGCAAATTGACTTGTTCGATTTCGCTTTTAACAATGCGTCTATCGGGATGTCGATCGTGTCACTGGAAGGCCGGTTCATCCAGGTCAACCGGGCCTTGTGCAGCATGCTTGGCTACGATGAGCGAGAATTGCTGGCCATGAATTTTCAGTCGATTACCCATCAGGATGATCTTGAAGAAAACCTGGAATATGTCTATCAGCTCCTGAACATGAAGATTGAAGCATACCATATGGAAAAGCGGTACATACATAAGCAAGGTCATCCGGTATGGTGTCTGGTGAACGTCTCCGTCGTGCACAACGAGAAAGGGGAGCCCGTTTTTTTGTTCTCGCAGTTCCATGATATTACGGCCAAGAAAATGACGGAATTCGCGCAGCGAAAAACGGAAAGCGTGCTTCGGGAGAGGGAGGAGTCGTTCCGCATCCTGCTGGAGGAATTGCCGCTCGCCGTGATCATTACCCGGGGCGGAATCTGCCAGTACGTCAACCAGGCGGGAATTCAATTGCTCGGCGCGCGCGGCCCCGAGGAGGTACTGGGCGTATCCACGAAGGAGTTCGTCGATCCGGCCAATCATGACAAGATTGACGACAGGAGGCGCAGATACCATCAGGGAGGGAAGCTGGGCACCGTTAAATATAAGCTCCGCTGCTATAACGGAGTGACTAAATTTGCCGAAGGCGTCTCGATACCGACAACATTTCTCGGCGAACCGGCGGTGATTGGCGTTTTTCAGGATGTGACGGAGCGGAGGAAGGAAGAGGAGCGCATCATCCAGTCGGAGAAGCTGTCGATCGTCGGGCAGCTTGCGGCCGGAATCGCCCATGAGATACGCAACCCGATCACCTCGATCAACGGCTTTCTCAAATTGCTGCGATCCTTGAAAAGCGAGAAGGAGCAATATTACGACATCATCGAATCGGAGCTGAAGAGCATCGAGATCATCTGCAACGAGCTGCTTATTTTGGCGAAGCCGAATATGGTATCGGCCCGGCGCGCGAACCTGGTGCAGCTGCTGGAGCAGAGCATCGCGCTGATGAGCGCTCAGGCGGCGATGAAGAACAGCGCGATTGCGGCCGAGTATGCGCTAGAGGAGATCTGGCTGCACTGCGAGCCGAATCAGATCAAGCAGGTGTTCGTCAATTTAATTAAAAATGCAATCGAAGCGATGCCGGACGGCGGGCATATTTATATCGGAGCAAGCGTGAGAGACGGCTTCGCGCTCATTACGATCGAAGACGAGGGATGCGGCATTCCTCCGGAGAAGCTGGACATGCTGGGCCAGCCGTTCTATACGACGAAGGATTCCGGGACGGGGCTCGGCCTGATGGTCAGCTACAACATTATGGACAATCACGGCGGGAGCATTGCGGTGGACAGCATGCCGCAGCGGGGGACGACGTTCACGGTGACGCTCCCGGTTCTCGATACGTAG
- the dcuS gene encoding DcuS/MalK family sensor histidine kinase, with amino-acid sequence MTKIAHGLKRFFFSNRPYQLKTLILWLVTVVVAMALVLTGILIANDYAAATQRSLEERAQAIASAVGQTPTVLDSLRNGTYGGPVQTYTMKVKADTNVGYIVVMDMNSVRLSHPNEEMIGKTFVGGDEGPALEGKSYTSVAVGTLGESMRAFMPIWDGGEQVGAVAVGIAKDKINDAVLRSQKIILLGMGAGLAAGLIGALLLAQKVKRSMHGLEPAEIAKLLEEREAMLASVREGVVAIDEQGIMVLANRAARDIFKRAGLHAEPVGKHVREVMPQSTLQDVLIHQRAELDQQQTLNNLEIVVNCVPVKAAGQLVGALATFRDKTELTSMLEQLSGAKNYAESLRVHTHEFMNKLHVISAMVHTESYKELRAYIRRISTHYQKDVGWVFNHVKDPVIAGFLLNKLSFLQEHDVEVTLTGREAWPSIARPEVLDALITIIGNSLDNAYEAIAGQEEKEVAVELSSAREGRLEWTVRDNGPGLAEELAGEIGRGKSTKGEGRGYGLHLIHKAAADTGGTVHISSRKGDGVTLTVSIPYQA; translated from the coding sequence GTGACCAAAATAGCGCACGGTCTCAAACGATTCTTTTTTTCCAATCGGCCTTATCAATTGAAGACGCTCATCCTGTGGCTGGTCACGGTGGTGGTCGCTATGGCTCTTGTGCTGACCGGAATCCTTATCGCGAACGATTATGCGGCCGCAACCCAGAGAAGCCTGGAGGAGAGGGCGCAAGCCATCGCCAGCGCGGTCGGCCAGACGCCGACCGTACTGGACAGTCTGCGCAACGGAACCTATGGCGGTCCCGTCCAGACATATACGATGAAAGTGAAAGCGGATACAAACGTGGGGTATATCGTCGTCATGGATATGAACAGCGTTCGTCTCTCTCATCCCAATGAAGAGATGATAGGCAAAACGTTTGTCGGAGGAGACGAAGGGCCGGCCCTGGAAGGGAAAAGTTACACGTCCGTTGCGGTCGGCACGCTAGGGGAATCGATGCGCGCCTTCATGCCGATCTGGGACGGGGGAGAGCAGGTTGGCGCCGTGGCGGTCGGAATCGCGAAGGATAAAATCAATGACGCGGTGCTGCGCAGTCAAAAAATCATCCTTCTCGGCATGGGAGCAGGCCTGGCGGCAGGCTTGATCGGGGCGCTGCTGCTGGCGCAGAAGGTCAAGCGCTCGATGCACGGCCTGGAGCCGGCGGAAATCGCGAAGCTGCTGGAGGAACGAGAGGCGATGCTCGCTTCTGTTCGCGAAGGAGTCGTCGCGATTGACGAACAGGGGATCATGGTGCTGGCGAACCGGGCTGCACGGGACATATTCAAGCGGGCGGGACTTCACGCCGAACCGGTCGGGAAGCATGTGCGGGAGGTAATGCCGCAGTCAACGCTGCAGGATGTCCTGATTCACCAAAGAGCAGAGCTGGATCAGCAGCAAACATTGAACAATCTGGAAATCGTCGTGAACTGCGTTCCCGTCAAGGCTGCCGGCCAACTGGTAGGCGCGCTGGCAACGTTCCGGGATAAAACGGAGCTGACGAGCATGCTGGAGCAATTATCGGGCGCCAAAAATTATGCGGAAAGCCTGAGGGTTCACACGCATGAGTTCATGAATAAGCTTCATGTCATATCCGCCATGGTGCATACGGAATCCTACAAGGAGCTTCGGGCGTATATCAGGCGGATTTCCACTCATTATCAAAAGGATGTGGGCTGGGTCTTCAACCATGTGAAGGACCCGGTGATAGCGGGATTTTTGCTCAATAAGCTCAGCTTCCTGCAGGAGCATGACGTCGAAGTGACGCTGACAGGACGGGAAGCGTGGCCGTCCATTGCGAGGCCGGAGGTTCTTGACGCGCTGATCACGATCATCGGCAATTCATTGGACAACGCCTATGAAGCGATTGCGGGGCAGGAGGAGAAAGAAGTCGCGGTAGAACTGTCCTCCGCGAGGGAGGGCCGTCTGGAATGGACGGTGCGGGATAATGGCCCGGGTCTGGCGGAGGAACTGGCCGGAGAGATCGGGAGAGGGAAATCCACCAAAGGAGAAGGAAGGGGCTACGGTCTCCATCTGATCCACAAAGCGGCGGCGGACACGGGCGGGACGGTACATATATCCTCAAGGAAAGGAGACGGGGTGACCTTGACGGTGAGCATTCCATACCAGGCATGA
- a CDS encoding response regulator, with translation MIIEDDPMVAKFNGMYVNKVPGFALAGTAAGIEAGWELVKSGNIDLVLLDVYLANKNGLDVLVNARKANLAVDVIVVSSANDHASVQTALRYGAVDYLIKPFDFERFREALMRYKYRCIQMRQEGIRQEEVDALFHRRCGNKDWIGESLPKGITKETFLRVLREINKLEGWFSTADLAELTGISRVSLRKYLRFLEENNTLLSDVSYQGCGRPLQQYKLSAEGLDYLLSILLKEEKVRVE, from the coding sequence TTGATTATTGAAGATGATCCGATGGTGGCGAAGTTCAACGGGATGTACGTGAACAAGGTGCCGGGCTTCGCATTGGCGGGAACGGCTGCCGGAATCGAAGCGGGCTGGGAACTTGTCAAGAGCGGAAACATCGACTTAGTTCTGCTGGACGTGTATCTGGCGAACAAGAACGGGCTTGATGTGCTGGTCAATGCAAGGAAAGCCAACCTGGCCGTAGATGTTATCGTGGTCTCTTCGGCGAATGACCACGCGTCCGTGCAGACGGCTCTTCGCTACGGGGCCGTAGATTATTTAATCAAGCCCTTTGATTTTGAGCGGTTCCGGGAGGCGCTTATGCGTTACAAGTACCGATGCATCCAGATGCGGCAAGAAGGCATCCGGCAAGAAGAGGTTGATGCGCTGTTCCACCGACGATGCGGGAACAAAGACTGGATCGGGGAGAGCCTGCCCAAAGGGATTACGAAAGAAACGTTTCTTCGCGTCCTGCGCGAGATCAACAAGCTGGAGGGCTGGTTCTCCACGGCCGACTTGGCTGAATTGACGGGGATATCCAGAGTGTCACTGCGCAAATATTTGCGCTTTCTGGAGGAAAACAACACCTTGCTTAGCGATGTCAGCTATCAAGGCTGCGGCCGCCCCCTCCAGCAGTATAAGCTCAGCGCAGAGGGACTGGATTACTTGCTTTCTATTTTGTTAAAAGAAGAAAAAGTACGGGTTGAATAA
- a CDS encoding SLC13 family permease, protein MKQLVVSAWRSLWAQHKRTKEVLTVSGQAPDRGGARPGVKSNKPYATAQLVGFILGPALFILTMLFFEPDGLSPEGKSVLAVTLWIAAWWITEAIPIPAASLLPLILLPVTGAMPGSAVASSYGNDIIFLFLGGFFIATAMEKWNLHKRLALFIISLIGTSTQRILLGFMAATGFLSMWVSNTAAVMMMVPMGLAITAQIASTLAGKPEEEELPKFEKSLIFGIGYAGTIGGLGTLIGTPPNIILVAQMNELFGISISFAQWMLFAVPVVMLMLISTWFYLGRIKFKTSIRQLPGGKELIQSERSKLGKTSFEEGMVGLVFVFAAFMWITREFLWVDGGLFVPIPGISDGMIAIMAAALLFIIPARGEASSRILNWSDSKDIPWGVLLLFGGGLAIAAGFRSSGLSDWMGEQLTMLDGFHLIVIISCATLLIMMMTEITSNTATATMILPVVAALAIALGIHPFALMIPCAMAANCAFMLPVGTPPNAIIFGTGKLKIIDMVRAGFSVNVFATIIIILAVYYLLPIVFGIDLNVIPDSLMTKAQG, encoded by the coding sequence ATGAAGCAATTGGTTGTATCCGCTTGGCGCAGCCTGTGGGCACAGCATAAGCGAACGAAAGAGGTATTGACGGTATCCGGCCAAGCACCGGATCGGGGAGGCGCCCGGCCTGGGGTCAAGTCCAATAAGCCGTATGCCACAGCACAGCTTGTCGGATTTATTTTGGGACCTGCATTGTTTATCCTGACGATGCTATTTTTTGAACCCGACGGATTGTCTCCGGAAGGGAAATCCGTGCTCGCCGTTACGTTATGGATCGCCGCATGGTGGATTACCGAAGCGATACCGATTCCGGCTGCATCTCTGCTGCCGCTGATCCTGCTGCCTGTCACGGGAGCGATGCCGGGCAGCGCGGTCGCTTCCTCCTACGGCAACGATATTATTTTTTTGTTTTTGGGCGGTTTTTTTATCGCCACCGCGATGGAGAAGTGGAATCTGCACAAAAGGTTGGCTCTCTTTATTATTTCGCTCATTGGTACGAGCACGCAGCGCATCCTGCTTGGCTTTATGGCCGCAACCGGATTTTTGTCGATGTGGGTCTCCAATACGGCAGCCGTCATGATGATGGTCCCGATGGGATTGGCGATTACGGCCCAGATTGCAAGCACCTTGGCAGGCAAGCCGGAAGAAGAGGAGCTTCCGAAGTTTGAGAAGTCTCTCATATTTGGCATCGGCTATGCAGGCACGATTGGCGGCCTCGGAACGCTGATCGGCACTCCGCCCAATATTATTCTGGTCGCTCAAATGAACGAGTTATTCGGCATTTCCATCTCTTTTGCCCAATGGATGCTGTTTGCCGTTCCGGTCGTCATGCTGATGCTGATCTCGACGTGGTTTTATTTGGGGAGAATCAAGTTCAAAACATCGATCCGCCAGCTTCCGGGCGGGAAAGAGTTAATTCAGAGCGAGCGCAGCAAGCTTGGCAAAACCTCCTTTGAAGAAGGAATGGTTGGCCTCGTGTTCGTCTTCGCTGCTTTTATGTGGATCACGCGGGAGTTTTTATGGGTAGACGGCGGTTTGTTCGTGCCTATCCCCGGCATCTCGGACGGGATGATTGCGATTATGGCCGCGGCCCTTTTGTTTATCATTCCGGCCAGAGGAGAAGCAAGCTCCCGCATTTTGAATTGGAGCGACTCCAAGGATATTCCATGGGGCGTCCTCCTTCTGTTCGGAGGCGGGTTAGCGATTGCCGCGGGCTTCCGTTCCAGCGGCCTGTCCGACTGGATGGGAGAACAACTGACGATGCTTGACGGTTTTCATCTTATCGTTATTATTTCATGCGCTACTCTTCTGATCATGATGATGACCGAGATTACGTCCAATACGGCAACCGCAACGATGATCCTGCCGGTCGTCGCCGCGCTCGCGATCGCCTTGGGCATTCATCCGTTCGCGCTCATGATCCCTTGCGCCATGGCGGCCAACTGCGCCTTCATGCTGCCTGTCGGCACGCCGCCCAACGCGATTATATTCGGCACGGGGAAATTAAAAATTATCGACATGGTCCGGGCGGGATTTTCCGTTAACGTATTCGCGACAATCATCATTATTCTTGCCGTATATTATTTGCTGCCGATCGTTTTTGGAATTGATTTGAATGTGATTCCGGACAGTCTCATGACAAAAGCTCAGGGCTAG
- a CDS encoding ring-cleaving dioxygenase yields the protein MTLHTAGIHHITAFARDPQANVDFYAGVLGLRLVKKTINFDAPEVYHLYFGNEVGGPGTIITFFPWPDSRRGRIGGGQVGMTTYVVPPGALDFWEARLRRFGISVMTGRRFEENYLQFTDNEGLRLELVEREEGPASEWSFGGIPADKAIKGFGGAVLFSVHANETMSVLEHVLGLTRVGEDAGFVRFRAAGDLGNLIDIPKSDMEPGVGGAGTVHHIAWRARDFEEHEEWRSAVEQSGYHPTPIVDRQYFNAVYFRENGGILFEIATDPPGFTRDEPFESLGERLMLPEWFEPHRTRIEANLLPIEVRALQEGEA from the coding sequence ATGACTTTGCATACGGCAGGGATCCATCACATCACGGCTTTTGCCCGCGATCCGCAGGCGAACGTTGACTTCTATGCCGGCGTTCTCGGCTTGCGGCTTGTCAAGAAGACGATTAATTTCGATGCCCCGGAAGTATACCATTTGTATTTCGGGAACGAGGTGGGCGGCCCGGGGACGATCATTACGTTCTTCCCGTGGCCCGATTCCCGCAGGGGCCGGATCGGGGGCGGCCAGGTCGGCATGACGACGTATGTCGTTCCGCCGGGGGCCCTGGACTTCTGGGAAGCGCGGCTGAGACGGTTCGGCATTTCCGTCATGACAGGCCGCCGCTTCGAGGAGAACTATTTGCAGTTTACGGATAATGAAGGCTTGCGGCTCGAACTTGTGGAACGGGAGGAAGGTCCGGCCAGCGAATGGTCGTTCGGCGGAATCCCGGCGGACAAGGCGATCAAGGGCTTCGGCGGAGCGGTGCTGTTCAGCGTGCATGCCAACGAGACGATGAGCGTGCTCGAGCATGTGCTCGGCTTGACCCGGGTCGGCGAGGATGCCGGATTCGTCCGCTTCCGGGCGGCCGGGGACCTCGGCAATCTGATCGATATTCCGAAGTCGGATATGGAGCCGGGAGTCGGGGGCGCAGGGACCGTGCACCATATCGCGTGGCGGGCCCGCGATTTCGAGGAGCATGAAGAGTGGCGGAGCGCGGTGGAGCAGAGCGGCTATCATCCGACGCCGATCGTCGACCGCCAATATTTCAACGCCGTCTACTTCCGGGAGAACGGCGGGATTCTGTTCGAGATTGCGACCGATCCGCCGGGCTTTACGCGCGATGAGCCATTCGAGTCGCTCGGAGAGAGACTGATGCTGCCGGAATGGTTCGAGCCGCACCGCACCCGGATTGAAGCGAATCTGCTGCCGATCGAGGTCAGGGCGCTGCAGGAGGGAGAAGCATGA
- a CDS encoding alpha/beta hydrolase: MRHLYEKGTNDSAPTLVLLHGTGGSERDLVPLARMISPESAVLSLRGNVLENGMPRFFRRLAEGVFDEEDLLFRTGEVNDFLDQAAEQYGFDRRNLVAVGYSNGANIAASLLFHIQAAWAGAILHHPMVPRRGVVLPDLSGVPVFIGAGKNDPICPPQETEELEGLLRGAGADVSVHWERYGHQLTSSEAEAAADWFRGKFLQ; the protein is encoded by the coding sequence ATGAGGCATCTGTACGAAAAAGGGACGAACGACTCGGCCCCGACGCTGGTCCTGCTGCACGGGACGGGCGGTTCGGAGCGCGATCTGGTGCCGCTGGCGCGGATGATCTCGCCGGAATCGGCGGTGCTCAGCCTGCGCGGCAATGTGCTGGAGAATGGAATGCCGCGCTTTTTCCGGAGGCTTGCGGAAGGGGTCTTCGATGAAGAGGATCTGCTGTTCCGGACGGGAGAAGTGAACGACTTCCTGGACCAAGCGGCGGAACAGTACGGGTTCGATCGGCGCAATCTTGTGGCCGTCGGCTATTCCAACGGCGCGAATATCGCCGCCAGCCTGCTGTTCCATATTCAAGCGGCATGGGCCGGCGCCATTCTCCATCATCCGATGGTTCCGCGCCGCGGCGTCGTCCTGCCTGACCTGAGCGGTGTCCCCGTCTTTATCGGGGCGGGCAAGAATGACCCGATATGCCCGCCGCAGGAGACGGAAGAACTGGAGGGGCTGCTGCGCGGAGCGGGCGCCGACGTATCCGTTCATTGGGAGCGGTACGGGCATCAGTTGACCTCCTCCGAGGCGGAGGCGGCGGCGGACTGGTTCCGCGGCAAGTTTTTGCAGTAA
- the cdaS gene encoding sporulation-specific diadenylate cyclase CdaS produces the protein METGNCDLSIVKQQLKERLKQLSDDIRRSLEVFDESDNCMLGQFEQFRQSIIALESTAASFYLNCYLSPYTDKYAELTLSIHHLSQRRLGALIVVQRQDPLDHLIQPGTPIGATLTHSLLESIFISGSPLHDGAVIIRSNEILSAGNILPLSRSIPPGSKFGTRHRAAAGLSERSDALVLVVSEESGTASFALGGRLYPISTLIPAGDTK, from the coding sequence ATGGAGACGGGTAATTGCGATCTATCCATCGTCAAGCAGCAGTTGAAGGAGCGGCTGAAGCAGCTCTCCGATGATATCCGGCGAAGTCTGGAAGTGTTCGATGAGTCAGACAATTGCATGCTCGGCCAGTTCGAGCAGTTCCGCCAAAGCATTATCGCGCTTGAATCGACGGCGGCCTCCTTTTATTTGAACTGTTATCTATCCCCCTACACCGACAAATACGCCGAGCTGACGCTGAGCATTCATCATTTGTCGCAGCGAAGACTCGGAGCGCTGATCGTCGTGCAGCGGCAGGACCCCCTCGACCATCTCATCCAGCCCGGGACGCCGATCGGCGCGACCTTGACCCATTCGCTGCTCGAATCGATTTTCATCTCGGGCAGCCCGCTTCATGACGGCGCCGTCATTATCCGCTCGAACGAGATTCTGTCGGCAGGCAATATACTGCCGCTCTCCCGTTCGATCCCTCCCGGTTCCAAATTCGGCACGCGCCACCGGGCCGCGGCGGGCTTGAGCGAGCGCAGCGATGCGCTCGTCCTTGTCGTCTCCGAAGAATCGGGCACCGCTTCTTTCGCGTTGGGCGGCCGGCTGTATCCTATCTCCACGCTTATCCCCGCGGGGGATACGAAATAA